A segment of the Siphonobacter curvatus genome:
TTTCACGTTACAGGGCAGCGAATCCGTAGCCATCATGGCTTCAAATGCTTTCACGTGCATGAAAAACTGGCCTTTATCATCGGCTGAACCCCGGGCATAGATTTTCTCGTCTTTGATGACAGGTTCAAACGGTGGTGACGTCCAAAGTTCCAGCGGATCGGCCGGCTGAACGTCGTAGTGACCATAAATAAGTACCGTTGGTTTGCTCGGATCAATGATCTTTTCTCCGTATACAATCGGATGACCAGCGGTTTCGTGCAGCTCGGCTACATCCGCTCCGGCTTTGGCTAAACTTTCCCGAACGTACTCGGCAGCCTGCCGTACATCACCTTTGAATTTTGAATCTGCACTAACGGAAGGAATCCGTAACAATTCCAGCAGTTCTTCGAGAAAGCGGCCCTTATTAGCCTCTAAGTAATCTTGCATAGTGTAGCATGTTGAATGAAAGGACTTGTTCTCTTTCCGCCAGCCCGGTTTGAACACCAACCCGGTCGGATCCGTCCTGACTGATTTTGCAAAAGTAAACAAAGCTCGTACGTGGCAGCGAACCAAAGGCAAAAAGAAAAACCCGGAACCTGAGGCTCCGGGTTAAGAAAAAGGTACGAGTAAAACCGAAGTATTAACGACTCCGACGACGACCGATGGGGATACGAGCTTCCTCGCCCCGCAGTAATCGACCAATATTTTTATGGTGCGTATACACAATTAATCCAAACAGAATAAATCCAAAGATCACCAGGAGATTATGTTCCGGACCAAACAGGTTAAACACCATCATGAGGGGGAACGCCAGCGTAGCAACAATGGAACTCAGCGAAATGTACCGCGACGAAAGCATCACCAGTATGAAAACCAGAATACAAACGCCAGCCGCTTCCGGGTGAATGCTAAGTACCATACCCAGCAAGGTAGCAACCCCTTTCCCGCCTTTAAAACGGGCAAAAACGGGAAACAAGTGGCCAATGACCGCGATAATTCCGAAGGCAAGCTTCATAGGTACCCGTTCATCCAGCGTAATTTCATTCAAGTAGAACAGAATGAGAGCCAAGTTCGCTGCTAACCATCCTTTCAAAACGTCAATGAGCAGCACAATCGTACCTGCTTTTTTGCCTAAAGTGCGGAAAGTATTGGTTGCTCCGGCATTGCCGCTTCCGTGCTCACGAACATCGATTCCAAAGAAAGCCTGTCCGTACCAAACGGACGTAGGGACTGAACCTAAAAGATAGGCCAACAGGCCAGCAAACAATACGCTTAAGGTCATTTCAGATACTTGAAAAATGAAAGTGGCTTGAAAATTGTCAAACAATTTTTTATGAGCGTGGAAAACAAAGATACTGGCAATTGCCATATTCTCTAATCGCCCTATAGACTAATTTCTAAAATTAAGGGCTTTTTAAGGGTCACAGGCCCAAGAAACAGATACGATCATAAATCTCAAAATGAAGAAAATGTTTAAAGGTGTGAGTATTCAAAATTTATTACATATATATAAACGTATATTTTACATATCCAGTTTTTATAGCCTTAACTATTTTATTCTAAAGTTTTTACAGACCCAAGCCTTACGTGTTTTTATAAAATAACTTTTGAAAAAAGTCCCTATTTTTTTACGTTTTCAATGCTGAATCAGACAGACACGAACGAACACTCCGCCATAGGATTCCGAAGAAACTCTCACCGGGAATCCGTTCGTAGGAAATTTTTCCCTGCCGTACCTCTTTTTTAGGCATGGGGTTACTTTCGTACATCAAAACCTTGTTGGCAGCAAACGTAAACAAATCACGGATTTTAAAGCCTTTCTTTTCGTCGGGTTTCAGAATCTTTACTTTTAAATCGTGATACAGAAGCGTTCCGCTGCCCGAGGTCTTTACCTGATCGCCGGAAAAACGGAACTGAAACCGATCCACTATCCCCGTTTCTATATCCATTAAAGCCAGTGGTTTGAAGGTG
Coding sequences within it:
- the plsY gene encoding glycerol-3-phosphate 1-O-acyltransferase PlsY — translated: MTLSVLFAGLLAYLLGSVPTSVWYGQAFFGIDVREHGSGNAGATNTFRTLGKKAGTIVLLIDVLKGWLAANLALILFYLNEITLDERVPMKLAFGIIAVIGHLFPVFARFKGGKGVATLLGMVLSIHPEAAGVCILVFILVMLSSRYISLSSIVATLAFPLMMVFNLFGPEHNLLVIFGFILFGLIVYTHHKNIGRLLRGEEARIPIGRRRSR